Genomic segment of Malus domestica chromosome 15, GDT2T_hap1:
AATTCCCCACCCCCGAATGCGAGTGGACTCGCGGGCAGTTGGGCCAATCGCAGCCCGGTTACTCTCCAACACGCCCACGCGATGGGCCTGCAGACATTGCCCGACAGGGGTGGACCCCTCTATCATAGGTTGTTGGCCACCCGAAAAAACCCCAACGACTCTATTTTTAAACCAAGGGCTAAGATCTAAGGACCGTCggttgatccaacggtccatattcaaatttaatttttttagaatatgttactttaaaatacattgaatccaacggctgagatcgaatataatcaaatctatcagtataaaaaaaaagatctaacggcccaaatttaaatccaacagctaaaataattaaaaaaaaattatttaactcaaaattcatcccaaaactctataaatacctatgtatttgttcaaatctaacggtgaaagttgaaagtttggtgttgaacggttggtgaattgaaagttagcccagggttgaaagattggtgaaagttgaaagcttgttttgtggaaaatttagtgatttttcaatatttatcggaatttaaatatttttaatttaaaatgttcataaaattaatttatgatagtttacatttttttttaaattaatttaagaaaaaaatagcctaagttcattaaTAAttcctaaaattttaggccaaaacAGTTGAAGTAGAAAAATTGTTTCTGGattaaaagttaaatttttcaagctaaaatatttaatttttaacttaATTATTGGAGATGATATTAGGAGAGAGAGTGGTGGCTGATGGACACAAAGCCCAACAAACAGAGGATTTATAGGGCGGTAAGGCACTGTTGTGCCAGTGTGCGGCTTCCCTTGGACGTGCGGCCGTTTTGTTCCCACTCGCACCAGTTTTTCTTCCTTAATTTTCACAATACGTGCAAAAAGCAAAAATTTGCAGATTCGCATGGATTTGTTATAGTACTTCGGTTCAAGAAGGGCTCAACGCTTCAGCACATATGGAAAGGCCCAGGTTGAAATGTGCTTGTGGATTGACTTTGGCTAGTCAGGACTCGGGCATGTATAACGGTTTCACTCAAGATTTCGACATTTACTATCACAGGACAACACAATGTTatatgttttaacttttaactttCTCTCATAATATTGTATTATTGCTTTAAAATATCACGTGGCGTTCCGTACTATTAATATAAGAGCATCTGTTAGCTATTTTTTTCACACGTCCTTGTGTTATTAACACCATGACAATGAACCAATATAGTAAAATTATCATTTTTCAAGaggtttattattttttggcgAACGCCTAATCATTGTTTTGAttctgtatgtatatatgtacgcCTTGCCGATTATTTCAAGAGGTTCATCAACAGAAcaaatccttttctttttcaaaaaagaaaactttTCCCAACAAAAATGGTTCCGTTTCTTGTCAATTCCTCTCAGATGGAAAGAGATCATCCCCGGATCTCTCCCACCAAAGCCCaaaaatcaagtgattcggaCTATTGAAAGTTGATTCAacagctaaaattattataacttttaaagagaCCCCCTCTttgtaaccgtttgatcaaatttcttgAGCCAGGATCACttgatctttgagctttggTGGGAGAGATCCGGAGAACATCTATTTCCCTCTCTGATATCATGTGTTCATAGTCTGTCAGAGAAACAAGAATGAAGTTCTGGACTAGGGATGTGGAAATATGATCATGTCGAAATGAGCACAGAAAATAAACGGAGAAACAGCGTTACTCCAAACCCTCATTAACAAGGTGATCGAAAAGGTTCTCAAGATACTATCATTTGATTTCTTGTCTTCCATGGACAATCGAACCCGCATACTTCATTCCTCCCCAAACTCTTATATTCAAACAGGAGTGTCAGTGCTAAGAACATATGGCATTGGAATCATCCGTTCATCAAACTAGTTGACAAGTGACATGACATAcatcaaattatttttcttccttcctaATTTCTTGCCGATTGCTGCACTGCTTGAACGGTTGCAACGAGTTGAGCCATAATGGCAGCATACTGGACAGCAGTATGTTGTGAAGTATATTGGTCTCCAAGGCCATACTCGGAAAAGTTTGGTTCCACATGCATGAAGTGTCCTGGTAATGATCTTTTCGCCAAAGCCTGTTGCCAAATCTCCATGAACTCTTCCATGACTTGCCTCGCTTTTTCCATCGAAGAAATGGGAAGGTACTCCAGCTGCAGAACATAAGTAACTTCAATTAAAAAGGATCTAGTACAATGACAACATGAAATTATTTCTCAGAAATGCAAATTTGCCTTTTTATGGGAAGTAATTGAAGTTAACAGCGAGATCCAGAAATCAATCCAACGGAAATATTTGAGGTCGTTAATCTATAAGGTGAAACCTTGGAACAATAATAAAGAAACCGACTTTTCATAAATTGCCAGAGCTTGGTTATTCACACTGCTCGGCAAAGAGTTCTTCAGCATGTATTCCAATCTAGCACGCAAACAAACTCTAATCGAGGTATCTAAACAAGAAAACTACTTTCATCAGCATTACTATCAGCATTAACTCTTCCAACAAAGAGATCCTAAAGAACCGTCAAAAACActtgaataaaacaaaaaggCACTTTCTCAATTGCAACCCTTGTCAAAGTtctaatatatttttaaaatgcaCATCTAACTTCTTAAAACACTCATAAGTTTGCTAAATATCAAAATGGCGAACCCcgtgaaaagaaaaactaatcaGATCTCAACCAAATTTAAAGCTTAGAGCAAGTCCATACCTCCATAACTATTCCTCTCAAATTTTCCAAATGAGTAGGAATAACTTTCCCCACTCTCAATTGGAAGTCCCCGAGTTGATAATGAAACCCCTAcacattaaaccataaaccaccaaagaaacaaataaaaccattttctcAATTTCAACCTCCAAAATTCAGAACACCAAACCTTCCAACTACACCAATTGAAGGGGGAAGGAGGGGGGAAACCTCAAAATAAAGCGAGACCCTTGATTTGTAAGACTGTAACTTCTCCATAATCGTCTGAATTGATGAATCCGCCTCGAGAATTATCCGCTGCAACCGCATTATCAGGTAGTACTTACTGGGTTGCTCCGGCAGCGCAATCCCCAGAAAATCACGCGTGGGCTCCCCCGTTAAAGAGGGCTCTGATGATGCACATACAATGTACTatatcaaaatctaatttttcaaACAATTAACAAAACCCACAGACAAgatagaaaaacaaaacaaatttagtACTGTACCTCGCAGTATGGGTTTGTAGAAGGTGATGGTGGCTTTCCACCTGCCTTCCTTGACGCCATTGATGCTCTCGACGCACTGCGTGACTTCGTTTATGATCTGACTGTTCACCGTCGTCCCTGCGTTGGGCTGCCAatgcaaaaccctaaaattgcATCACCACAAAAATCAAGCACAAAACTTTATTATACATAAATTGTCCGAATATATgattagggttttaagtgctTACCATTTGAGCGGCATTGCCTCGGATATCGGAGGTTTCTGATTAGGATTTTGCAGTCGATGTAGGACGCTGACGGAGGAGATGAAGGGTTTTAGTGAGATAAGAGAAGTAAAATAAATTGGGATGCAAAGCATAAGCTGCAGAATCAATGAGCAAAGAATTTGAGAGGTAAACGGAAGATGAGACTCAACAAAAAActaccaaaaaataaaagaagggaAATTTCAAGTagcaggagagagagagatacctgGAGGCCGAGCTGAGAGGAAAGAGAAGAATATGgtagaggagagagaaagggagggtGTAATTGAATTTTAGGCGATTCTATTAGAAATCTTAAGACGATATGTTAGAGGTATTAAGTTTGATACTCGTTAAAAGATGAATTTGAGTTATATTTTACTAGTTTATTGGAAGGCATAACTTACGTATTTacgataaaaaataatatcgtttattaaaaaaatagtaaaatgatTTCTGCAAGTTTATTAAACCATTCTTTATTAAAAGACTTCAAAATTAAAGTATAATTGAATATTTTTATGAACTAGTTTAAAATCTTGAATGCATGCGTTCGGATTTTTATGAggtattataatttttttttaaatcctaattgaataacTGAACTTTTAtgttaaaaggaaaattaagaaaaagggtttgaaaactttgagttttaacgaaaataacaaaataaacggtaaagtgaatagtatcaaaatttactttttagtgttaaaatgtggtttttcattaaaatgaactgtcacatcccagcccgggctcgactccgatgtagcatgatattgtccgttttggaccccgaccacgccctcacggttttgtttttaggaactcacacgaaaatTTCTTAATGGGTCACCTATAATGGGCTGCTAGTGAAGCAACTGAGGGGAAGGATTCCTATGCCACCCTATCTCTGGTGCgtattacttttatttttataattttatctgCCGTTTTCAGTGGGAAACACATTTGCAATTGTAGTTGTTACTTTAATACTATTTACATCTCACCACTTTTTTGAAACTCTTAAGGGCAACTGGAAC
This window contains:
- the LOC114821680 gene encoding mediator of RNA polymerase II transcription subunit 20a-like isoform X3, which encodes MPNAGTTVNSQIINEVTQCVESINGVKEGRWKATITFYKPILREPSLTGEPTRDFLGIALPEQPSKYYLIMRLQRIILEADSSIQTIMEKLQSYKSRVSLYFEGFHYQLGDFQLRVGKVIPTHLENLRGIVMELEYLPISSMEKARQVMEEFMEIWQQALAKRSLPGHFMHVEPNFSEYGLGDQYTSQHTAVQYAAIMAQLVATVQAVQQSARN
- the LOC114821680 gene encoding mediator of RNA polymerase II transcription subunit 20a-like isoform X1 gives rise to the protein MLCIPIYFTSLISLKPFISSVSVLHRLQNPNQKPPISEAMPLKWVLHWQPNAGTTVNSQIINEVTQCVESINGVKEGRWKATITFYKPILREPSLTGEPTRDFLGIALPEQPSKYYLIMRLQRIILEADSSIQTIMEKLQSYKSRVSLYFEGFHYQLGDFQLRVGKVIPTHLENLRGIVMELEYLPISSMEKARQVMEEFMEIWQQALAKRSLPGHFMHVEPNFSEYGLGDQYTSQHTAVQYAAIMAQLVATVQAVQQSARN
- the LOC114821680 gene encoding mediator of RNA polymerase II transcription subunit 20a-like isoform X2, with amino-acid sequence MPLKWVLHWQPNAGTTVNSQIINEVTQCVESINGVKEGRWKATITFYKPILREPSLTGEPTRDFLGIALPEQPSKYYLIMRLQRIILEADSSIQTIMEKLQSYKSRVSLYFEGFHYQLGDFQLRVGKVIPTHLENLRGIVMELEYLPISSMEKARQVMEEFMEIWQQALAKRSLPGHFMHVEPNFSEYGLGDQYTSQHTAVQYAAIMAQLVATVQAVQQSARN